From a single Lineus longissimus chromosome 16, tnLinLong1.2, whole genome shotgun sequence genomic region:
- the LOC135500675 gene encoding equilibrative nucleoside transporter 4-like produces the protein MFSSCSCIILATLVSMLSSEDRDSGASTMNQNGDINRAEPKDKYSLAFCASIMCGVSFLIPWTSITMAVDFFQMTYPGTSIMFAISILYVAVIWLGTTLSNMTVELLNPRVKILFGFVLTIACLAYLAIVEAWIRPFSLEVSYHLVLLCCLLLSFGAAIIQCNMYGIFSMLPMRYTMGFMFGESLAGIISVATRIFTKAVIENVKTSTVIFFSSTLFVSVLCLLAFEFAMKSSFVTFHIEKCRVTAEKGECTELLKVDELDLETNTSSEYGSTAQITVQNGDFMSRAAPPTKEPLMIRIKKALDNRVRIVRIIWPYILTFWLNFVITAGAFPGLSSEVISCKLGSWMPVIMLSLFNVFDIIGKVITKWQYDWPGFALVLCGSARFVLIPLFILCAAPRLHPVIDGVALPFILSSVNGITNGYFACVLILLAPTKVSAEQRELVGNTMVFALTTGLSVGSATAYGYEAILGPRTPLNNPCLRHVNST, from the exons ATGTTCTCTTCATGTTCATGCATCATCCTCGCGACATTAGTCTCCATGCTTTCATCAGAGGATAGAGATTCAGGCGCATCAACCATGAATCAAAATGGGGACATAAACCGTGCAGAACCGAAAGACAAATACAGCCTGGCGTTCTGCGCAAGTATAATGTGCGGGGTGTCATTTTTAATACCATGGACCAGTATAACAATGGCTGTTGATTTCTTCCAAATGACCTATCCAGGAACGAGCATCATGTTTGCTATAAGTATCTTGTATGTGGCTGTAATCTGGTTAGGGACGACTCTTTCCAACATGACAGTCGAACTACTCAACCCGAGAGTCAAGATTTTGTTTGGATTTGTGTTAACTATAGCTTGCCTGGCCTACCTCGCCATCGTGGAGGCTTGGATTCGACCCTTCTCGTTGGAAGTTTCATATCACTTGGTGCTGCTATGTTGTCTGTTGCTGTCCTTTGGAGCAGCGA taaTCCAATGTAATATGTATGGTATATTCAGCATGTTACCGATGAGATATACCATGGGCTTCATGTTTGGAGAAA GCTTGGCTGGAATTATCTCAGTAGCTACGAGAATATTTACAAAGGCGGTAATCGAAAATGTCAAAACCAGCActgtcattttcttcagcaGTACCCTTTTCGTTTCCGTATTATGCCTGCTTGCGTTCGAATTTGCAATGAAGTCATCCTTTGTCACTTTTCATATCGAAAAGTGTCGAGTTACAGCAGAAAAGGGAGAATGCACGGAACTACTGAAG GTTGACGAACTTGACCTGGAGACGAATACATCAAGTGAATATGGATCCACAGCGCAGATCACAGTTCAAAATGGTGACTTCATGAGTAGAGCTGCCCCACCAACGAAGGAACCGCTGATGATTAGAATAAAAA AAGCCCTGGACAATCGTGTGCGCATTGTGAGGATTATCTGGCCGTATATACTGACGTTCTGGCTCAACTTTGTAATAACCGCGGGCGCCTTCCCCGGCCTCTCATCAGAGGTCATCAGCTGCAAATTAGGGAGTTGGATGCCCGTGATTATGCTGTCTCTCTTTAATGTTTTTGATATTATAGGCAAG GTTATCACAAAATGGCAATACGACTGGCCAGGTTTTGCCCTTGTTCTGTGTGGGAGTGCCAGGTTCGTCCTGATTCCTCTGTTTATCCTGTGTGCCGCACCCAGACTCCACCCAGTGATAGACGGAGTTGCTCTACCCTTCATCCTCTCCAGTGTTAACGGAATAACTAACGGATACTTTGCGTGTGTTCTCATCCTCCTCGCTCCAACCAAAGTCTCCGCCGAACAGAGAGAACTTGTAG GGAACACGATGGTATTTGCGCTGACGACGGGCCTTTCAGTAGGCAGCGCAACAGCCTACGGATACGAGGCCATTCTCGGACCACGGACTCCGCTCAACAATCCATGCCTTCGGCACGTCAATTCGACCTGA
- the LOC135500307 gene encoding probable N-acetylgalactosaminyltransferase 9 isoform X1 → MTFLRRFLIRWRLSWLKLLILSFLCVGIIIYLLKNKDQVHSKPLRPRKTPYYDRYLQHLKDATWWTNKPGENGRGVFLSGEEKIRADALFKKEAFNIVASDKISLERTLPDNRDPLCKTVSYPRDLPTASVIIIFHNEAWSPLLRTAHSVVNRSPPEYLHEVILLDDFSDRPELGEKLHKYVKETWPEGVVKIVRKNERQGLIRARVEGAKAASGDVLVFLDSHCEANVQWLEPMLARIKEKRSAVLCPEIDVISDHTLQYSGVGSSGVGGFWWSMHFGWDPIPERERKRRKTSIDSILSPTMAGGLFAADRKYFFEIGSYDPGMDVWGGENLEISFRVWMCGGSLEFIPCSRVGHIFRASHPYTFPGKKDTHGINSARMVEVWTDQYSRLFYMHRRDLVGKDIGDVSERKELRKQLKCKSFKWYLENVFPEKYIPDEHSSAWGYVKNPSKSYCLDLMSRDEKLLIKVGVYPCQGGFSSQQVFSISKDKNELRREKGCLDTVGGAWSSNAVDLRTCHGGGGNQVWKHDRQSGALIHGGSGLCLDTYNLKAGDDVRVRKCDGSDGQKWEFEHYM, encoded by the exons ATGACATTTCTCAGGCGATTTCTTATCCGTTGGCGGTTATCATGGCTTAAATTATTAATTTTAAGCTTTCTGTGTGTAGGAATTATAATTTACCTGCTAAAAAACAAAGATCAGGTACATAGCAAGCCCCTGAGGCCCCGAAAAACACCGTATTATGACCGATATTTACAGCATCTCAAAGACGCCACCTGGTGGACTAATAAACCGGGTGAGAATGGCCGAGGGGTGTTTCTTTCTGGAGAGGAAAAGATTCGGGCTGATGCATTGTTTAAAAAGGAGGCATTTAACATCGTCGCAAGTGATAAGATCTCATTGGAGAGGACACTGCCAGATAACAGAGATCCTTT ATGTAAAACTGTGTCATACCCCCGAGATCTTCCCACAGCaagtgtcatcatcatcttccataATGAAGCGTGGTCACCGCTGCTGAGAACAGCCCATAGCGTCGTCAATCGGAGCCCGCCCGAATATCTCCACGAAGTCATCTTATTGGATGATTTCAGTGACAGGC CTGAATTAGGAGAAAAGCTTCACAAATATGTTAAGGAGACATGGCCTGAGGGGGTGGTGAAGATCGTGCGTAAAAATGAGCGTCAGGGTCTGATCAGAGCCAGGGTGGAGGGTGCGAAAGCTGCCTCTGGAGATGTCCTCGTCTTTTTAGATTCCCATTGTGAAGCCAATGTTCAATG GTTAGAACCCATGCTTGCAAGAATAAAAGAAAAACGATCTGCCGTCCTATGTCCCGAGATCGATGTCATTAGTGATCACACCTTGCAGTATAGCGGTGTAGGTTCTAGTGGTGTTGGGGGATTTTGGTGGAGTATGCACTTTGGATGGGACCCTATACCAGAGAGGGAGAGAAAGAGACGGAAGACCTCAATAGATTCCATATT ATCTCCCACGATGGCAGGTGGTTTATTTGCTGCCGACAGAAAATATTTCTTCGAAATCGGATCCTATGACCCAGGCATGGACGTCTGGGGAGGAGAGAATCTGGAGATTTCGTTTAGA GTGTGGATGTGTGGAGGGTCTCTAGAGTTTATACCATGCAGTCGTGTTGGTCATATCTTCAGAGCAAGCCATCCTTATACATTTCCAG GTAAAAAAGATACCCATGGCATCAATAGTGCCCGCATGGTTGAAGTCTGGACAGATCAGTATTCTCGGTTATTTTATATGCATAGGAGGGATTTAGTG GGTAAAGATATTGGTGATGTATCTGAGAGAAAAGAATTGAGGAAACAATTAAAATGTAAAAGTTTCAAGTGGTACTTGGAGAATGTATTTCCGGAGAAATATATCCCTGATGAGCATTCTTCTGCATGGGGTTAT GTTAAGAATCCATCAAAGAGTTACTGCCTTGACTTAATGAGCAGAGATGAGAAGCTATTGATTAAGGTGGGCGTCTATCCATGCCAGGGTGGATTTAGCTCCCAACAG GTATTCTCAATTAGTAAAGACAAAAATGAACTACGGAGGGAGAAAGGTTGCCTGGATACAGTAGGAGGTGCATGGAGTTCCAATGCAGTGGACCTTCGAACCTGCCACGGTGGTGGAGGAAACCAAGTGTGGAAACATGATAGA caaagtgGTGCCCTAATTCATGGAGGAAGTGGCCTCTGTCTGGACACGTACAACCTTAAAGCCGGTGATGATGTCAGAGTGAGAAAGTGTGATGGTAGTGACGGGCAGAAGTGGGAATTTGAGCATTATATGTAA
- the LOC135500307 gene encoding probable N-acetylgalactosaminyltransferase 9 isoform X2 — MTFLRRFLIRWRLSWLKLLILSFLCVGIIIYLLKNKDQVHSKPLRPRKTPYYDRYLQHLKDATWWTNKPGENGRGVFLSGEEKIRADALFKKEAFNIVASDKISLERTLPDNRDPLCKTVSYPRDLPTASVIIIFHNEAWSPLLRTAHSVVNRSPPEYLHEVILLDDFSDRPELGEKLHKYVKETWPEGVVKIVRKNERQGLIRARVEGAKAASGDVLVFLDSHCEANVQWLEPLLARIKEKRSAVVCPDIDAIGDVSLQYSGVNSAYVGGFWWNMHFGWDPMPEREKKRRKTLIDPILSPTMAGGLFAADRKYFFEIGSYDPGMDVWGGENLEISFRVWMCGGSLEFIPCSRVGHIFRASHPYTFPGKKDTHGINSARMVEVWTDQYSRLFYMHRRDLVGKDIGDVSERKELRKQLKCKSFKWYLENVFPEKYIPDEHSSAWGYVKNPSKSYCLDLMSRDEKLLIKVGVYPCQGGFSSQQVFSISKDKNELRREKGCLDTVGGAWSSNAVDLRTCHGGGGNQVWKHDRQSGALIHGGSGLCLDTYNLKAGDDVRVRKCDGSDGQKWEFEHYM, encoded by the exons ATGACATTTCTCAGGCGATTTCTTATCCGTTGGCGGTTATCATGGCTTAAATTATTAATTTTAAGCTTTCTGTGTGTAGGAATTATAATTTACCTGCTAAAAAACAAAGATCAGGTACATAGCAAGCCCCTGAGGCCCCGAAAAACACCGTATTATGACCGATATTTACAGCATCTCAAAGACGCCACCTGGTGGACTAATAAACCGGGTGAGAATGGCCGAGGGGTGTTTCTTTCTGGAGAGGAAAAGATTCGGGCTGATGCATTGTTTAAAAAGGAGGCATTTAACATCGTCGCAAGTGATAAGATCTCATTGGAGAGGACACTGCCAGATAACAGAGATCCTTT ATGTAAAACTGTGTCATACCCCCGAGATCTTCCCACAGCaagtgtcatcatcatcttccataATGAAGCGTGGTCACCGCTGCTGAGAACAGCCCATAGCGTCGTCAATCGGAGCCCGCCCGAATATCTCCACGAAGTCATCTTATTGGATGATTTCAGTGACAGGC CTGAATTAGGAGAAAAGCTTCACAAATATGTTAAGGAGACATGGCCTGAGGGGGTGGTGAAGATCGTGCGTAAAAATGAGCGTCAGGGTCTGATCAGAGCCAGGGTGGAGGGTGCGAAAGCTGCCTCTGGAGATGTCCTCGTCTTTTTAGATTCCCATTGTGAAGCCAATGTTCAATG GTTAGAACCCTTGCTTGCAAGAATCAAAGAAAAGCGATCTGCTGTCGTTTGTCCAGATATTGATGCTAttggtgatgtatccttgcaatACAGTGGTGTTAATTCAGCTTATGTGGGGGGATTTTGGTGGAATATGCACTTCGGATGGGACCCCATGCCAGAGAGGGAAAAAAAGCGTCGTAAAACCTTGATAGACCCAATATT ATCTCCCACGATGGCAGGTGGTTTATTTGCTGCCGACAGAAAATATTTCTTCGAAATCGGATCCTATGACCCAGGCATGGACGTCTGGGGAGGAGAGAATCTGGAGATTTCGTTTAGA GTGTGGATGTGTGGAGGGTCTCTAGAGTTTATACCATGCAGTCGTGTTGGTCATATCTTCAGAGCAAGCCATCCTTATACATTTCCAG GTAAAAAAGATACCCATGGCATCAATAGTGCCCGCATGGTTGAAGTCTGGACAGATCAGTATTCTCGGTTATTTTATATGCATAGGAGGGATTTAGTG GGTAAAGATATTGGTGATGTATCTGAGAGAAAAGAATTGAGGAAACAATTAAAATGTAAAAGTTTCAAGTGGTACTTGGAGAATGTATTTCCGGAGAAATATATCCCTGATGAGCATTCTTCTGCATGGGGTTAT GTTAAGAATCCATCAAAGAGTTACTGCCTTGACTTAATGAGCAGAGATGAGAAGCTATTGATTAAGGTGGGCGTCTATCCATGCCAGGGTGGATTTAGCTCCCAACAG GTATTCTCAATTAGTAAAGACAAAAATGAACTACGGAGGGAGAAAGGTTGCCTGGATACAGTAGGAGGTGCATGGAGTTCCAATGCAGTGGACCTTCGAACCTGCCACGGTGGTGGAGGAAACCAAGTGTGGAAACATGATAGA caaagtgGTGCCCTAATTCATGGAGGAAGTGGCCTCTGTCTGGACACGTACAACCTTAAAGCCGGTGATGATGTCAGAGTGAGAAAGTGTGATGGTAGTGACGGGCAGAAGTGGGAATTTGAGCATTATATGTAA
- the LOC135500676 gene encoding equilibrative nucleoside transporter 4-like isoform X2, whose translation MMNQNETMLSSEDRDSGASTMNQNGDINRAEPKDKYSLVFCASIMWGMSFLMPWTSITMAVDFFQMTYPGTSIMFAISITYVAVVWLVTALSSMTVELLNPRLKTLFGFVVTIACLAYLAIAEAWIRPFSLEVSYYLVLLCCLFVSFGAATMQCNIYGIVSMLPMRYTMGIMVGESLAGIISVATRIFTKAVIENVQISTVIFFSSSLFVSVLCLLAFEFAMKSSFVTFHIEQCRVTAEKGGGKVDELDLETTKSSEYGSIEQVKVKKEALDNRVHIVRIIWPYMLVFWLNYVITLGVFPGLSSEVISCKLGSWMPVIMLSLYYVFDVIGKVITKWQYDWPGFALVLCGSARVVLIPLFILCAAPRLHPVIDGVALPFILSCVNGITNGYFACVVILLAPTKVSAEKRELVGNTMVFALTTGLAIGSATAYGYLAILGPLTPLNNPCLRNVTPPL comes from the exons atgatgaatcagaatgAGACCATGCTTTCATCAGAGGATAGAGATTCAGGCGCATCAACCATGAATCAAAATGGGGACATAAACCGTGCAGAACCGAAAGACAAATACAGCCTGGTGTTCTGCGCAAGTATAATGTGGGGGATGTCATTTTTAATGCCATGGACCAGTATAACAATGGCTGTTGATTTCTTCCAAATGACCTATCCAGGAACGAGCATAATGTTTGCTATAAGTATCACGTATGTGGCTGTAGTCTGGTTAGTGACGGCTCTTTCCAGCATGACAGTCGAACTACTCAACCCGAGACTCAAGACCTTATTTGGGTTTGTCGTAACTATAGCTTGCCTGGCCTACCTCGCCATCGCGGAGGCGTGGATTCGACCCTTCTCGTTGGAAGTTTCATATTACTTGGTGCTGCTATGTTGTCTGTTTGTGTCCTTTGGAGCAGCAA caaTGCAATGTAATATCTATGGTATAGTCAGCATGTTGCCGATGAGATATACCATGGGCATCATGGTCGGAGAAA GCTTGGCTGGAATTATCTCAGTAGCAACGAGAATATTTACAAAGGCGGTAATCGAAAATGTCCAAATCAGCActgtcattttcttcagcaGTTCCCTTTTCGTTTCCGTATTATGCCTGCTTGCGTTCGAATTTGCAATGAAGTCATCCTTTGTCACTTTTCACATCGAACAGTGTCGAGTTACAGCAGAAAAGGGAGGAGGCAAG GTTGATGAACTTGACCTGGAGACGACTAAATCAAGTGAATATGGATCCATTGAgcaggtcaaagttaaaaaag AAGCCCTGGACAATCGTGTGCACATCGTGCGGATTATCTGGCCATATATGCTGGTTTTCTGGCTCAACTATGTCATAACCTTGGGCGTCTTCCCCGGCCTCTCATCAGAGGTCATCAGCTGCAAATTAGGGAGTTGGATGCCCGTGATTATGCTGTCTCTCTATTATGTTTTTGATGTTATAGGCAAG GTTATCACAAAATGGCAATACGACTGGCCAGGTTTTGCCCTTGTTCTGTGTGGGAGTGCCAGGGTCGTCCTGATTCCTCTGTTCATCCTGTGTGCCGCACCCAGACTCCACCCAGTGATAGACGGAGTTGCTCTACCCTTCATCCTCTCCTGTGTTAACGGAATAACTAACGGATACTTTGCATGTGTTGTCATCCTCCTCGCTCCAACCAAAGTCTCCGCCGAAAAAAGAGAACTTGTAG GGAACACGATGGTATTTGCGCTGACCACGGGCCTTGCAATAGGCAGCGCAACAGCCTACGGATACTTGGCCATTCTCGGACCACTGACTCCGCTCAACAATCCATGCCTTCGGAACGTCACACCACCCCTCTGA
- the LOC135500676 gene encoding equilibrative nucleoside transporter 4-like isoform X1: MMNQNETMLSSEDRDSGASTMNQNGDINRAEPKDKYSLVFCASIMWGMSFLMPWTSITMAVDFFQMTYPGTSIMFAISITYVAVVWLVTALSSMTVELLNPRLKTLFGFVVTIACLAYLAIAEAWIRPFSLEVSYYLVLLCCLFVSFGAATMQCNIYGIVSMLPMRYTMGIMVGESLAGIISVATRIFTKAVIENVQISTVIFFSSSLFVSVLCLLAFEFAMKSSFVTFHIEQCRVTAEKGGGKVDELDLETTKSSEYGSIEQVKVKKGDLMSRAAPPTKEPLMIRIKKALDNRVHIVRIIWPYMLVFWLNYVITLGVFPGLSSEVISCKLGSWMPVIMLSLYYVFDVIGKVITKWQYDWPGFALVLCGSARVVLIPLFILCAAPRLHPVIDGVALPFILSCVNGITNGYFACVVILLAPTKVSAEKRELVGNTMVFALTTGLAIGSATAYGYLAILGPLTPLNNPCLRNVTPPL, encoded by the exons atgatgaatcagaatgAGACCATGCTTTCATCAGAGGATAGAGATTCAGGCGCATCAACCATGAATCAAAATGGGGACATAAACCGTGCAGAACCGAAAGACAAATACAGCCTGGTGTTCTGCGCAAGTATAATGTGGGGGATGTCATTTTTAATGCCATGGACCAGTATAACAATGGCTGTTGATTTCTTCCAAATGACCTATCCAGGAACGAGCATAATGTTTGCTATAAGTATCACGTATGTGGCTGTAGTCTGGTTAGTGACGGCTCTTTCCAGCATGACAGTCGAACTACTCAACCCGAGACTCAAGACCTTATTTGGGTTTGTCGTAACTATAGCTTGCCTGGCCTACCTCGCCATCGCGGAGGCGTGGATTCGACCCTTCTCGTTGGAAGTTTCATATTACTTGGTGCTGCTATGTTGTCTGTTTGTGTCCTTTGGAGCAGCAA caaTGCAATGTAATATCTATGGTATAGTCAGCATGTTGCCGATGAGATATACCATGGGCATCATGGTCGGAGAAA GCTTGGCTGGAATTATCTCAGTAGCAACGAGAATATTTACAAAGGCGGTAATCGAAAATGTCCAAATCAGCActgtcattttcttcagcaGTTCCCTTTTCGTTTCCGTATTATGCCTGCTTGCGTTCGAATTTGCAATGAAGTCATCCTTTGTCACTTTTCACATCGAACAGTGTCGAGTTACAGCAGAAAAGGGAGGAGGCAAG GTTGATGAACTTGACCTGGAGACGACTAAATCAAGTGAATATGGATCCATTGAgcaggtcaaagttaaaaaaggTGACCTCATGAGTAGAGCTGCCCCACCAACGAAGGAACCGCTGATGATAAGAATTAAAA AAGCCCTGGACAATCGTGTGCACATCGTGCGGATTATCTGGCCATATATGCTGGTTTTCTGGCTCAACTATGTCATAACCTTGGGCGTCTTCCCCGGCCTCTCATCAGAGGTCATCAGCTGCAAATTAGGGAGTTGGATGCCCGTGATTATGCTGTCTCTCTATTATGTTTTTGATGTTATAGGCAAG GTTATCACAAAATGGCAATACGACTGGCCAGGTTTTGCCCTTGTTCTGTGTGGGAGTGCCAGGGTCGTCCTGATTCCTCTGTTCATCCTGTGTGCCGCACCCAGACTCCACCCAGTGATAGACGGAGTTGCTCTACCCTTCATCCTCTCCTGTGTTAACGGAATAACTAACGGATACTTTGCATGTGTTGTCATCCTCCTCGCTCCAACCAAAGTCTCCGCCGAAAAAAGAGAACTTGTAG GGAACACGATGGTATTTGCGCTGACCACGGGCCTTGCAATAGGCAGCGCAACAGCCTACGGATACTTGGCCATTCTCGGACCACTGACTCCGCTCAACAATCCATGCCTTCGGAACGTCACACCACCCCTCTGA
- the LOC135500517 gene encoding neurogenic differentiation factor 1-like translates to MPTKTPMEEPIELEDGGQSDLDLEKERTDDDLELDLDDAEMQERNSGDDEELSEDDDDPDFITESDGSDKKPVPGRKRKRGRRKDDEKQDPNEPRVPKKRGPKKKRMTKARVQKLKVRRTKANARERNRMHGLNEALDVLRKHVPCYSKTQKLSKIETLRLASNYICSMSEILKQGIKPDGVSFAKSLSRGLSQNTMNLVAGCLQLNPRTLLPENQLGKPYMNQFSMCQLGQGPGISPISFPSIMPLQGYGMQSSNQQPLLSDPPCTQPMHFLNITSSGGHDANTNVMQYTSNMNNSFLRNTSPLHADNREADLPTGTMTTSNFSYFSSHMKNEMFMHKVDHAHAPHYGNHINDGMMEAGAEEILLENLDSFASNNVIENELPLLPASANFFDDAL, encoded by the coding sequence ATGCCAACTAAAACACCGATGGAGGAACCGATAGAACTCGAAGATGGTGGccaaagtgaccttgaccttgagaaGGAGAGAACGgatgatgaccttgaacttgaccttgatgatGCTGAAATGCAAGAGCGCAACAGCGGGGACGATGAAGAACTCTCAGAGGATGACGACGATCCGGACTTCATTACAGAGAGTGATGGCTCGGATAAAAAGCCGGTACCCGGGAGGAAACGGAAACGTGGTCGGCGTAAGGATGACGAAAAGCAGGATCCGAACGAACCGAGGGTGCCTAAAAAACGCGGACCAAAAAAGAAACGAATGACGAAAGCGCGAGTTCAAAAACTAAAGGTCAGGCGCACGAAGGCGAATGCTCGGGAACGGAATCGCATGCACGGTCTCAACGAAGCTCTGGACGTTTTACGAAAGCATGTCCCGTGCTATTCCAAAAcccaaaaactttcaaaaatagaAACGTTGCGTCTTGCCAGTAATTATATTTGTTCAATGTCGGAGATTCTGAAGCAAGGTATCAAACCTGATGGCGTGTCATTCGCGAAGTCGCTCTCCCGCGGGTTGTCGCAGAACACTATGAACTTGGTTGCGGGTTGTTTGCAGTTAAACCCGCGGACTTTACTTCCAGAGAACCAGCTGGGGAAGCCTTACATGAATCAGTTCAGCATGTGCCAACTCGGACAAGGCCCCGGTATATCGCCGATCAGTTTTCCCTCCATCATGCCCCTCCAAGGCTATGGGATGCAAAGTTCTAATCAGCAACCTTTGCTTTCTGACCCACCATGTACGCAGCCTATGCACTTCCTCAATATTACGTCATCAGGCGGCCATGACGCCAACACAAACGTCATGCAGTATACATCAAACATGAACAATAGTTTCCTTAGAAACACGAGCCCACTTCATGCAGACAACCGCGAAGCAGATCTTCCTACAGGAACAATGACAACTTCAAATTTCTCATACTTTTCTAGTCACATGAAAAACGAAATGTTCATGCATAAAGTTGATCATGCGCATGCGCCTCACTATGGCAACCACATAAacgatggcatgatggaagcAGGTGCTGAAGAAATCCTTCTTGAAAACCTGGACAGTTTTGCTTCAAACAATGTCATTGAAAACGAACTGCCGCTGCTTCCAGCTTCTGCGAACTTTTTTGATGACGCATTATGA